GATTTAAGCACTTCTCGCATGTTATCCACGCTAACATCTGGCGCATTAAATACAAAGGTCACATCAATCGCTGCAACATCAATGGTTGGTACTCGAATAGAATGACCATTAATCTTCCCTACCATTGCTGGCAACACGCGTTCCGTGGCTGCGATACTACTAGAAGTCGTAGGAATAATATTATAGCCAGAAGCACGCGCTCGTCTTGGGTCTCGGTGAGCCTGATCAAGTACTGTCTGATCAGCGGTGACCGAATGTATCTCTGTCATCATCGCCGACTCTACACCAAATGCTTTATCAAGCGTATCAATCAGCGGTACTAATGCCTGCGTAGTACAAGAGACGCTAGAAATAATCGGTAGCTTGCACGTTAGCGACTCAGTATTTACGCCCATGACAATACAAGCGTCGACATCATCAAAGGGCGCAGCTCCAATAATAACTTGTTGTGCCCCAGCTTCGATATGCAAATGTGCTTGCTCATAAGAGCGAAAATGTCCCGTACACTCTAAGACCACATCGATTCCAAGCGTCTGCCATGGTAGCTGCTTAGGATCTGGCTCTGAGAGCATGCGTATACAGTAAGTATGATTGTTTTTAGTTAAGCATAGCTGAGTTTCACTATATTCGTCGGCCAAGCCTTCTACTATGTCCGCACTAACGCCAAGACGGCTCAATCGACCATGAGTGCTATCAAACTTTAATAGGTGCAATAAAATATCGGGGGATGCCAAGTCATTAATAGCCACTACATGAATCGCTCGTCCAAGCACCTCAAAACGCTCTAGCAGTGCGCGCAGTACATTACGCCCTATACGTCCAAAACCATTAATAGCGACTCTTAGTGGCTGCGTGTGCTCACTGGTAGCATGAAACACCGCTGCTACTGCAGGATCTGACGTGAGTCGATAGTTGGCACTAGAAAAATCAGGCATAACAAGGTATCGCTATAAAAGTAGGGGATAATATAGGGAGCAAGATTGCAAGCCTACGGTGTAATAAAAATCAGCGCCAAACGAATAGTATTGTAATCAACACTTTGTTTAAGACTCTCGTAAATAGGCTTGATTTTCACACTACCATTATCGTTAAAATCATTCGGATTATTGGCGACTTTAATCGCCACATAGGCATTACCTACTGCCATCATTACTTCGTCATCAGGACGCAGATGATCACAGGCAAGGCTTGGGTCTTGGCGTTTGAGATCACTAATGTGGCGCATAATCGTTGACTGCGCAAGCTCACGCGTCTGTGCTATATCAGCGATAGATAAGCTTTCTTCTAAGAGCAGCCGCGTCGCTAACAAGGTGCTTTCCGATTTATCAGAGACTTGATTGCCCAGTTTTTGTTTCTTATCTTGCTGCGCCTGTACCTGTTCGCGGCGTTTCTTTTGTAGACTTGTATACGCGTCAATGACTGACTGACTCAGTGTACCGCCTGCTTTCAAAACAAACTTTTCATGCGCCTGCTTCATGCTTTCTTCATCAAGCATTGCATAGTTGGCATCAGCTTCATCGGACAGCACCAAAAAGCGTTTGTCGGCCCCGCGTGCCAGTGGATCAAGTTGCAAGCTCATATCATTCATACCCAGCAGCTGCAAACCCGCCAGCGACTTAAGCCGTGATAACGCCACATAACCTTGTCCCAGCTCAAAAGTACGTGACAAGTCAATTTCCGCAGCATCAAGGGTCATGCCTTGCGACTTATGAATGGTAATCGCCCAAGCTAAGCATAATGGTACTTGCAAATAACTTGCTAGCACGTCTCCAGTCTCATCTTCGATTATCCACTCTTCAGGCTCAGCGATGACTTCACGTCCTGAATTAAGCCTAACCACTGGCATTTTCTGCGTCGTTAGCTTTTTAGCTTTGGGCTTCTCTTTATCTTTGCTTTTGTTTTTGGCAGTATCTGTATCACTGTCCGTACTGCCGTCTTCTTCAATTAAAGGGTCACTATTGTCTTTGCTGTCATCGACCTTTACTGCCGCAAAGCCTATCAACTCACCCATCGTGCCATTAGAGACGCCAAGCTCGGTATTGTTTTTGATAAACATCACTTTTGCGCCAACTTTGAGAATGAGCTCATCTTGAGTACGCACCGTCTTTTTGAGTGTCTCAACCAGTTTACTATCGCCAGTCACCGTGGACTCAAAACGCATCATCTCGCCATCTAACGCTGCCAGTTCTTTGTCATTGATTTTATTGACGTTGAGATTGTGCGTGTACAGACGTGTACGCTTGATATCGACGTTTTGATCAAAGGTAGCTTCTAACGCAGCAATCGCTTCAAAAGTGACTTCTTGGCGACGGATTTGGTTAAGAATATCGTCTAAATCAAGCCCGCCATTAGCTGCCTCGCTCACTTGCCGATGTTGCTCAGACAGATAGCAAATATGAAACTTGGCATCAAGCCAAGCCTCCGACATAAAAGCGAACTTCTCACGGTTACTCTCGCCCTTACTGCCAATTGGCGGTAGCTGAAAAAAGTCTCCAGCGACAACGACCTGAATACCACCAAATGCCTTGTCATTTTTGCGCACATGCTTAAGCACTTGGCTGACCAAATTGATCTGCTTGGCATGCAACATCGATATCTCATCAATAATTAGAACAGCAGTGTCTTTCAACCTGTCCGCTAAAAATTGTTTGCGTGATAAATTGGTTAAATCACGATCAGTTAGCTCATCTTTAATACCGATGCCCGACCAGCTATGAATAGTTGTGCCGTTCATGTGTGTGGCCGCGATACCGGTACTTGCAGTGACAGCGACTGGCACACGGCGCGCACGCAAATAATTGATATATTGATTGAGAGTATAAGTCTTACCTGAACCTGCTGAGCCTGTCAAAAATACATTTTGACCTGTTTTTAAGATATCAAGAGCAGAAGATTGACGCATATATCCAAACCAATTAAGTTAATAGTAATAAGAAAAAAGTAGAAGAGAACAAAGTCGCCCTCTATGCATTGATAGTCGAAGCAGTTAAAAATTGGTACAAGGCAATTCAGCGCAAATAGTACATTGGATAAATCAAGCAAGATGAGCGCCTTAAAATTGTACAAATGCTTTGACTGTAGCAGCTTAGAGTATTTGGCAACAATTATAACAGCTGCATCAGCTTTGCGAACTACTTTAACTCAATCATCTTATATAACTTAAAGTTATGCGATGCGAAATATATCATTATAAAAAGTCATTATAACTCTGTGTCAAAGCTCAGTACGATAGGGTGAGTAGTTAATCAGGAAGATTGGCTATTAAACACGTAAGCATATATTTTTTATAGCATTTTATAAAACAATAAATAAACTTTCATGTGATCTATCTCAAATAATACAACAAGGAGTCGTTAATGTTATACGCCTATCCCAATACTGAAAACAGTCCCGTCCAATTCCGCAAAAAATATGACAACTTTATCAACGGTGAGTGGGTTGCACCAGCTGATGGTGAATACTTTGATAATACAAGTCCTATCGATGGTAAGTCTATCTGCCAAGTCGCACGCTCAAAAGAAGCGGATGTCGAAGCTGCGCTAGATGCCGCTCATGCCGCCAAAGATGCGTGGGGCAAAAGCAGTGTTACTGAACGCTCTAATATGTTGCTCAAACTTGCCGACGGTATCGAGGCCAATTTAGAGGCAATCGCTATCGCCGAGAGCTATGAAAACGGTAAACCTGTACGTGAAACCCTCGCCGCTGATATTCCAATCGCCATCGACCATTTGCGTTACTTTGCTGGCGTTATCCGCGCACAAGAAGGCGGCATCAGCCAAATTGATGAAGATACAGTCGCTTATCATTTTCATGAACCACTTGGCGTCGTGGGTCAAATCATTCCTTGGAACTTCCCTATTCTAATGGCAATCTGGAAAATTGCCCCTGCTCTTGCAGCGGGTAACTGTGTCGTCCTCAAGCCAGCCGAGCAAACCCCTGCTTCTGTTTTATATATGCTTGACTTAATAGGCGCAGCGGACATTCTGCCTAAAGGCGTACTGAATGTCATTAACGGCTTTGGTGTTGAAGCTGGTAAACCAATCGCTTCTAACCCACGTATTGATAAAGTGTCCTTTACTGGTGAGACCACCACTGGTCGCCTCATTATGCAATATGCCAGTGAAAATATCATTCCGGTGACTCTAGAGCTGGGTGGAAAAAGTCCAAACATCTTCTTTGCCGATATCATGGATGAAGATGATGACTTCTTAGACAAGGCAGTTGAAGGTTTGGTCATGTTTGCGCTAAACCAAGGCGAAGTCTGTACTTGCCCATCACGCGCCCTCGTGCACGAAAGCATCTATGATGAATTTATGAAGCGTTGTATCGCGCGCGTTAAAGCCATCAAAATGGGCAATCCACTCGATACTGATACTATGATCGGTGCTCAAGCCAGCTCAGATCAGTTAGAAAAAATCCTATCTTATCTCGATATTGGTAAAAAAGAAGGCGCGAAAGTCCTTGTCGGTGGTGAACTCGCCAAACATGATGGTGAAATGGCAAACGGTTATTATGTACAACCAACCATCTTTGAAGGCACCAATGATATGCGCGTGTTCCAAGAAGAAATCTTTGGTCCTGTGCTTGCCGTTACTACCTTTAAAGACGATGAAGAAGCGATGGCGCTCGCCAATGATACCTTATACGGTCTTGGTGCTGGCGTATGGACGCGTAACGGCACTCGCGCTTATCGTTTCGGTCGTGGCATTAAAGCCGGTCGCGTTTGGACGAATTGTTATCACCTCTATCCTGCGCATTCAGCGTTTGGCGGTTATAAGCAGTCTGGTATCGGCCGTGAAAACCATCTAATGATGCTAGATCATTATCAACAAACCAAAAACATGCTGGTATCTTATAGTCCTAAAGCGATGGGCTTCTTTTAAATCTACCTCTCAAAGCACTTTATGGCAAAAACCGTAAAGTGCGAACTTAATGCTCGCTGAGTATTTTAAAGTAAAGAACGATGATAAGGAGTTGCAACGTGAGTAATAAAATGAAAGCTGCTGTTTTACATGAGTTCGGACAACCTTTACAAATTGAAGAAGTGGACATTCCGACCCCCGGTGCTGGTCAAATCGTTGTCAAAATGCAAGCATCAGGTGTCTGTCATACCGATTTGCATGCGGTTGAAGGAGATTGGCCAGTCAAACCTAGCCCACCATTTATCCCCGGACACGAAGGCGTAGGCCTTATAACCGCCGTTGGCGAAAACGTACA
The nucleotide sequence above comes from Psychrobacter sp. P2G3. Encoded proteins:
- a CDS encoding aldehyde dehydrogenase family protein; this encodes MLYAYPNTENSPVQFRKKYDNFINGEWVAPADGEYFDNTSPIDGKSICQVARSKEADVEAALDAAHAAKDAWGKSSVTERSNMLLKLADGIEANLEAIAIAESYENGKPVRETLAADIPIAIDHLRYFAGVIRAQEGGISQIDEDTVAYHFHEPLGVVGQIIPWNFPILMAIWKIAPALAAGNCVVLKPAEQTPASVLYMLDLIGAADILPKGVLNVINGFGVEAGKPIASNPRIDKVSFTGETTTGRLIMQYASENIIPVTLELGGKSPNIFFADIMDEDDDFLDKAVEGLVMFALNQGEVCTCPSRALVHESIYDEFMKRCIARVKAIKMGNPLDTDTMIGAQASSDQLEKILSYLDIGKKEGAKVLVGGELAKHDGEMANGYYVQPTIFEGTNDMRVFQEEIFGPVLAVTTFKDDEEAMALANDTLYGLGAGVWTRNGTRAYRFGRGIKAGRVWTNCYHLYPAHSAFGGYKQSGIGRENHLMMLDHYQQTKNMLVSYSPKAMGFF
- a CDS encoding AAA family ATPase, with amino-acid sequence MRQSSALDILKTGQNVFLTGSAGSGKTYTLNQYINYLRARRVPVAVTASTGIAATHMNGTTIHSWSGIGIKDELTDRDLTNLSRKQFLADRLKDTAVLIIDEISMLHAKQINLVSQVLKHVRKNDKAFGGIQVVVAGDFFQLPPIGSKGESNREKFAFMSEAWLDAKFHICYLSEQHRQVSEAANGGLDLDDILNQIRRQEVTFEAIAALEATFDQNVDIKRTRLYTHNLNVNKINDKELAALDGEMMRFESTVTGDSKLVETLKKTVRTQDELILKVGAKVMFIKNNTELGVSNGTMGELIGFAAVKVDDSKDNSDPLIEEDGSTDSDTDTAKNKSKDKEKPKAKKLTTQKMPVVRLNSGREVIAEPEEWIIEDETGDVLASYLQVPLCLAWAITIHKSQGMTLDAAEIDLSRTFELGQGYVALSRLKSLAGLQLLGMNDMSLQLDPLARGADKRFLVLSDEADANYAMLDEESMKQAHEKFVLKAGGTLSQSVIDAYTSLQKKRREQVQAQQDKKQKLGNQVSDKSESTLLATRLLLEESLSIADIAQTRELAQSTIMRHISDLKRQDPSLACDHLRPDDEVMMAVGNAYVAIKVANNPNDFNDNGSVKIKPIYESLKQSVDYNTIRLALIFITP
- a CDS encoding type I glyceraldehyde-3-phosphate dehydrogenase, with product MPDFSSANYRLTSDPAVAAVFHATSEHTQPLRVAINGFGRIGRNVLRALLERFEVLGRAIHVVAINDLASPDILLHLLKFDSTHGRLSRLGVSADIVEGLADEYSETQLCLTKNNHTYCIRMLSEPDPKQLPWQTLGIDVVLECTGHFRSYEQAHLHIEAGAQQVIIGAAPFDDVDACIVMGVNTESLTCKLPIISSVSCTTQALVPLIDTLDKAFGVESAMMTEIHSVTADQTVLDQAHRDPRRARASGYNIIPTTSSSIAATERVLPAMVGKINGHSIRVPTIDVAAIDVTFVFNAPDVSVDNMREVLKSASQAHLLDIMAYTDEPLVSSDFIHQPESLIIDGQQLMQIGNQYKVFAWYDNEWGYANRLLDMCLHLASSKQEISKKRPAVK